In Chitinophagaceae bacterium, the DNA window TATGTCCGTTCATCACCCATCACTCCAACTGACTGCACCGGCAGCAAGATAACACCCGCCTGCCACACTTTATTATAGAGGCCCATTTTTTTGAGCGCGGTAATAAAAACTTCATCGGCCTCCTGCAGTAACTTGATCTTTTCAGGTGTGATCGCACCGAGGATTCTAATTGAAAGGCCAGGGCCGGGAAAAGGATGCCTGTTCAAAATTTCGGGAGGGATTTTTAATTCTGCACCAACATGCCGCACTTCATCTTTAAAAAGCAAACGAAGTGGTTCAATAATTTTCAGGTGCATTTTTTCCGGAAGGCCGCCAACGTTGTGATGGCTCTTAATAGTTTGAGAAGGTCCGTGCACTGATATGGATTCAATTACATCCGGATAGATTGTGCCTTGAGCGAGCCATTGAATATGATCAAGCTTGTGTGATTCTTCTTCAAATACCCTGATAAATTGTTCGCCGATAATTTTTCTTTTTGTTTCAGGGTCGGTCACGTCTTTTAATGCGTTCAAAAACCGCTCACTTGCATCAACACCGTCAATAGTAAGTCCCATTTGCTCGTACGTTTTAAGCACTTGCTCAAACTCATTCTTCCGAAGCAATCCGTTATTTACAAAAAAGCAAAACAGGTTTTTGCCAATAGCTTGATGGAGCAATCCCGCAGCCACGGTAGAATCAACACCACCCGATAATGCCAGCATCACATGATCATCGCCCACTTTTTTTCGGATCTCATCAATGGTGCTTGTGATAAAAGATTCCGGTGTCCAGTCTTGATGGCAACCACAAATAGCAACGCAAAAATTATGGAGTAGTTTTTTGCCTTCGGTGGAGTGAATCACTTCAGGATGAAACTGAAGGCAATATACAGGTTGATCAAAAACGTCTTTTGAACTTTTGTAGGCAGCGATATCGATACTTCCTGAATTCGCGATAAGTTCAAAGCCGGCGGGAAGTTTCGAAATGGTATCAGCATGGGACATCCATACTTGTGAATCCTGCTGCACATCTTTTAAAAAAGCATCGTCCTGTGAGAGAAGGTGTACCATCGCCCTTCCGTATTCACGTTTTTGCGCCCGCATCACCGTTCCACCCAATTTTTTTGCGATCAGCTGTGCACCATAACAAACAGCCAGTACAGGATATTTGCCTAGCAACCCATCAAGAACAATATCAGCAAAGTTTGCATCATGCACTGAAAACGGGCTGCCTGAGAGAATGATACCTTTCACCTCCTGATCAGGAGCAGGAAAGTTATGAAACGGATATATCTCGCAATAAATATTTAACTCTCTCACCCGCCGTGCAATCAGTTGGGTGTACTGTGAACCAAAATCTATAATGAGGATTCTTTCCATGGAATGCAAAGGTATTGGAAAGAGGGGAGGGTTCAAAAGAGCTGATATGTAATGTATCCACAATAATTATTACAAATCCATACGAAGTGAATGCGCAGTATTAATTTTTTTGCTATTTTTTCGAAGTTCTTTTATCACTGACTATGTTCACTATCATACAGCAATTGTTTAGGCTTCACTTAATGTTACTTTTATTAATGTTCAGTATTAATGTAAGTGGGCAATCTCCTGTCTATAAAAACTATACAGTCAATGATGGATTACCCAGTCAGGTTGTTTATTGCGCATTGCAGGATCAACAAGGATACATGTGGTTTGGAACAGACGCAGGAGTTAGCCGCTTTGACGGGAAACATTTTGAAAATTTTACAAGTAGGGATGGGTTGTCGGATAATGAGGTTCTGAAAATTTATCAAGGCTCAGATGGCAGAATATGGCTCCTTATGCTTAATGGCACTCTGAGTTATTTCAAAAACGGACAGATTTATAGTTCGTTCAATACTGAAAATTTAAAGAATGCTCAAACAAAGTTAGAGCTTATGTCATTTCTTGAAGATACTGAGCATAATCTATGGTTTGGCTCCTCTGGGAAGGAAATGATACTAATCACACCCAAAAATAATGTTCAAGTATTAAACCTTGATACGTTGGAAAGATTCACTTCAAATAGACTCGTATATCCTATTCAAAATGCAAATGAAGTAATGGCTATTGTAGGATCTTGTTTATATCAAATTAAAGATTTACGTTTTTCATTAATTGATACTGCATGTTATGTTGCCAAAA includes these proteins:
- the guaA gene encoding glutamine-hydrolyzing GMP synthase, which encodes MERILIIDFGSQYTQLIARRVRELNIYCEIYPFHNFPAPDQEVKGIILSGSPFSVHDANFADIVLDGLLGKYPVLAVCYGAQLIAKKLGGTVMRAQKREYGRAMVHLLSQDDAFLKDVQQDSQVWMSHADTISKLPAGFELIANSGSIDIAAYKSSKDVFDQPVYCLQFHPEVIHSTEGKKLLHNFCVAICGCHQDWTPESFITSTIDEIRKKVGDDHVMLALSGGVDSTVAAGLLHQAIGKNLFCFFVNNGLLRKNEFEQVLKTYEQMGLTIDGVDASERFLNALKDVTDPETKRKIIGEQFIRVFEEESHKLDHIQWLAQGTIYPDVIESISVHGPSQTIKSHHNVGGLPEKMHLKIIEPLRLLFKDEVRHVGAELKIPPEILNRHPFPGPGLSIRILGAITPEKIKLLQEADEVFITALKKMGLYNKVWQAGVILLPVQSVGVMGDERTYENVVCLRAVESTDGMTADWCHLPYDFLSSVSNEIINSIKGINRVVYDISSKPPSTIEWE